The genomic interval ttttaatacttGTATTCTCTAAAAAAGTCTTATAATACACCGTTAACCTATGTGACACTGttaacttttacttttaattacaAGTTTGTGTATGTTGAATTgagaaattttatattaaaaattaacaggCACAAAATCTTATACAATAGGTTTAGCAATATTTTTccataataaagtttaaagttatattgtgTAAGTGTGTAAACCTTAACTAACATCATAGTAATTACCTGAAGCAGagattttattctgtttgtaTTGATTGAGACAGCAGATATGGAGGCTTGTGTTTGAGTCAGATGTTGCTGGAGTAAAGTTGTGCAATCAAACGCTTCACTCTTCATGTGGACATTGAATAAAtgctgaaaatataaatattatattggtaTCAAGGTTAATAATCCTCTATTGGTAATTATTAATTTGCTTTGCTGTAATTGGCCCGATGAAGGTGGTCTAAAAATGTCATCAATACTTTAGTCAGTAAAGTAATACAATGCCAGTAGAGCTGTATTAGActtaattattaatatgttattttcacatttcatttggtagtaacgaaacacattcaaagaaatattaaaccgtattctctTGACACGCATAAtctgttgttagttgtttaaaacacagtcaggaaggatgtttggatattgtgtgctgtaggtgtcctgtcttcccccaccttactatatattatatatatcaacCATTGTTTTAGGCATTGTTGTAAtgtagtaaaaacaaaagttattaatttcaaaatcttgagaaaactttattttaaaaatcacttGGTATACAGGATGCAAACATATGCTGCCTATCaagctataaaatatttcctgTTACATATACAGACTTCACATTGTTTACCTGAAAGAATTGGATTGCTTTGAACAGTGGTTCCATGTTAGTTGATTCATCCAATGTATCTTTCCTTAGTAGATCAGCAAGATGGTCGAGTATTCTTTCATGTGGCGCCATCTCGTGGTAAAGTGTTCCAACTTTTTGGAACAATTCCACTGAACATATACCGAGTGCTCTACAAAGGAAGAAGGGTAACAtggttttcattttacttatcggtaaaaaaagaatatttagagTGGTGTATTTCATATCCTTACTATTCTTTCAGagagttgttaattggtaaaatacAATTAGACAATTAGTTACaacacaagtttaaacatattttgtaaacttccacactaaaatacatttcacactcataaaaatatttaaagtgaataaaaatgtatctgATTTACAacaataagtaaaaaaaaacgcaacCAGAAAAAATAAGCTacaattgttattattttcaaatgtatcggttttaaaactaaccagaaaacatttgttttataaatctagCATGACTTACTCATTATATTTGTCAAGTAAGATTTGTAGTTGAGTCAAATGAAGCACGGCAGACGATGCAAATGTAAGTTGTTCACCCAGTGTACCTCCAACATCACTGGGAGTTGAATTTAACTCAAATTTCTCAGTTATTAACTCAGCTGTGATTATGGAAAGATTATTAAATGACCTTTAACTGATTAACCCTTTAATTGTGATTTATTTCTTTGCTAGGTGACTTGATTTGCCTTACTTTTGGCCATACAACAATGTcaacatatgtttttattctatgttgTTGCATTGCCAAATTAGAGGGCTTGCAGGTCGCATGTAGTCCATGAAAATAGCTTGGACATCCTATTTCATTATGCattgcaaaattttaataataggATTATGcagataatttaaaatacagggggtatgtttatttctaaaaatgcACATTCCTTAAGAGTTGTAAGGTTAatgtaataatgtaaaagGGCCATGGCGTTTGCCAAGTGCCACCGTGTATTTCGAGGTCTACCGCCCTATCACCCACCTATAATATGAGCTTTGCATGAAATCCTCTCAACCAGAAGTAAAACTTGAACACAATCATTGTCACCAGCTCTTCTATTGAACATATCAGGCATATACATGAGGAGTAGTTTGGCATGGTTCGTTGCCTGAGAGACGTCGAGCTTACGGAGTTCGTGGTCAATTGATCGAGCAGCTGCCTGTGGTAGTTATTTGCGTTATTTCGAGGCCCATTtcttactttttaataaagttagtGCGATTGAATTCATAAATATTGGATGAACTGTAATTATACCCATCAAATTACACAACAGTATAATGGCAAGATAAAACTAAgcgttaaaattgttaaaatgtaaaatagaaaagcttttttaaaaaaggagcTGTTgctaaattatcaaaaaatatatttctattaaagtctaaatatattaaaaactacctgaactggtatttaaaaaattgacaagCATATTTTTCAAGGAAAACTATTTAATATAACTGAAGTACAATAAATCTAAAGAAataataagccaactctggcactTCAGGTCCCCATTGTGCTTCGCTATAGGACCAATACAgtacaatttatacaaaatattcgGCATTATCTATTTGACCTAACCTGGCAACACACCAGACGCGGTACCTCATTCATATTAAACAGTATTGAAGATCTTACCTTTGTTTCCACCATCTTGATTTGATAATTGAATGAAGGAGGTTGGGAGGATTGACTCTCAGCATCCGACCTCTCTTCCTGCTCACTCTGGGAGGACCTTAGCTCATGATTTGCATCTTGGAGCTCTTGGACTAACTTCCGGAACTTCTGGATGGTATCCTGGAAAAACATATTGATGGTTTTATTAGGTAGAAAAAATAGTAACATATTTGAATacgaaaaaaaaggaaaatttaccaaaaaagttTATCCTTTTGGCAAATGAGTTAACACAAATATTGGATACAAGAATCAAGATAAACTGGCACAAACTATACAGTAATGCGACAAGAATTACATTCTGTTTGTGATAAATAGAGtcacttaaaattaaaaacaaagattgCGAAACATCTTCACCTGATAATCACCAACCACATCACTGGATGCGAGTAACTTCCTCTCAATCTCTCGAACTTTCGATCGCATCATGTCCGACTCCTCTCTCAGCTCCAACTCAAGATCACGAGCGTTCTCTTGCAGCTCCTCATTCATTTCGTTGATCAACTCCTGGATGTTGAAAAAGAGgaggaataaaaataaaaaaatcataaaatttggatatttttttcattattttccatGATTTTAGGTGTCATAAATTTGTTCTTGGAAAAAAACTGcatcttaatttttttgcatattacTGTATTAGCAAGCggttaaaataaactgcatgATGTCCGGCAACTACTTTATTCAATAGACCCACCAAATCATGTATTTGTTCTAACATGTCTGCAATCTTTTCCTCTTGCTCAAGATTTTTCTCGGTCAGTGTTTCCACCATTTCTTCAGCTCCTTGCGCAATATCTACTTGCTCCTTTAGTTCATCCACGGTTGATTCAGCCTGAAACAAATggttaacatttatttttacctacATAATAAAGGGTGTAGAGAGTTATGatataatgttaataataataactttgttatAATAACCACATGAATTATTAGAACATCATTATAACGATCACCTATTTGCAGTTAGTTTACTTACAACTTCCAAAGCTGCAGCTAGTTTATCTTTCTTCTGCGTAATTTCTTTAAGTTCTTTGTTCTTCTTCTCCATCTGTTTCTCTAGATTATGATACTCGGCTTTTTCTGCAGTTGAGAGATCCCGCATTCTGCAAGTAACATGTACATGGTGCGAAATGACTTGAATATCTTGTACGATGAAAAACACTTCTTTAACCTCACATGACGGGCAATGATAATTGTTCTAACACAGGTGTCTTaaattgtttcatacacctcgtacccgtttacgagttacagCTTCtacaactttgtgggttattgtttctattctatataaaaaaagtctgTAGGTTTGATCGTACAAACCTGACAAGTGCttcttttagtttattattctGTTCCTCCATTTGTTTGACTTGATAAGTTGATGCTGCTCCATCTGTTCCACTTTCTTCAATCTCTGCTTTCATAATCTCAAGATCAGTTTGCAATTCTTCCACTTTATCAGTAAGAGCTtcaatctttaaaataaaaacaccaatATTTTAAGATGCCAAGTGtgcaaatgttttaaacataaacacacgATTAATTGAAGTTATGCTTTATTCTGTGAAAAATACTCTGACCACAACAGCACCAAAACCTGTTAAACCTGCCAATTTATTCAGCAGAGCAAATAACTGATATGATGGTTTTCaagatgttttataaaatcttttaGAAAAACTATTTCCAAGATGAGTTACTGACCTCACGTTGCATGGATTCAACTTTTTCTTCGGCCATTTCCTTATCCAAGGTTGCCATCTCCACTGTTTCATGAACATCAGACATTTCATCAACATAGCGTGCCTTGTCTTCTACAGTTTCTTGCAGTTCCTgaaatagtaaataaaaaaacattagtttGGACAGACTTTTAGAGtaactaaaaattattttcattagGACTTTGATTTAACACTGAAGCCAATTCAATggaatgtttttacttttattattctttgtttaatcaaattttattctttgagCAGGTTTATGGAGTAAAATTACAATCATCATACATTACTAccgaattaaaaatattttttctacctattcatttttttaaaacaattttcccAACTACACAGAATACTAATATCCAACAAATTACAGTTTAAGCATATTGCATTATATCTAATAACAGAAAgcttttaatgtttataatccTATATCTTCCAACCTTTTTAATTTCCCTGATTTGTTTAGCTTGATCTTGAATCTGATCCGACATTCTCGTTTTAACGTCCGTGAGTTGCTGAAATTGAATCCTTATCTTCTCGTATTCTTTCAGCTTTCCTCGATCTTCCTGATCgccatagaaatcatatatttagaaatcatagaaatcatatatttagAAGAATATGTGAAAAACAATCATTCACACGAATTTTTTATTGTCTTGAAGAGAAGTTATTATAAAGGATAGAGAAATATCCATTTTGAAAATGTCAACAAACACACGCCACATCttattgcaaaaatatataacaaaacaattattaaacatatataaaatacccCGACATATCACTAACTGTTGGCAATATACTAGCAAACCAATAATTCGCAAAAAAAGTGGGTTGTGTAGAGAAACACTGacttaaaagtatttaatatGACACTTGGTCAAAATAAgataaatcaattttaatgCTTTATTCTTGAAATAGGCCTGTGTTGCttgttaacaaaacaaaatctatttattttaataattattaggTTGTGGGTAATGATAATGCACAAGTGGATGCAATGTGTAATAAGCCTTACACACGGTGCACAATGCGCCAGATATTTGAAATACCTGACGTTTTATTCGgatagtttcatatttttccTTCCATTCTTTAACAGAAGCTTTTAGAGAATCAATTTCCATCATTGAAATACCAGGGACAAAGTTAGAAGAACtgcaataaatacaattaGGTAATGTAACCGAATTTTGGTCTATCAATtgaataaaactaatattacTGAAAAAGTAAAGCAACTATCAGTCTGGCTTAGCAAGTTGAAAAAATAGCCTACAatacaatatgtttaaaaatcaaattgttcatttaataatgtaaaaagGTAGATACCTGAATGGAGCAGGAGTAGTTGGAGGGGGAGGACTTGGTTCTCGTACTGGCACCGGTTCCGGAGCAGGTTTGGAAATCTGAGCAGGTTTGGGAGTTTCGGGAAGTTGCTCCTGTTTTGGAGCAAAAGATAATCGAGACCCTGCTCTTGGTTGAGCAAGAGAGGAAGGAGTTTGGAGACGAGATTGACGAGAAGGACTGCTAGATCGAGGCTCCCTTTGTGAAACCTGTCATATATGATGTGTCATATAAAGAATACATTGGGCTTGATTTTTATTGCAGCAAATATCGTTGCAAGAATCACTTCATTAACAATATATCCGGGCCGAAATTAGGTAATTTATCCCAGTTAGTAAAATTTGATAATATTGACACGATTCATACCATGCAATGCATATGTTGAAATTAGACACATTGCAAAGCCTCAAATTAAATCGAATGTTTCCGAAcattatttccattttttaacgTAATTGTAAGAAACACTCCATTGTCAATTAACAAGGCAGCTGCAGCATTTCTTTAATATACCAGCTTACCAAGGATTtatgtgtaatttttttatacaatacaaCTATTTTAAGACAAAAGAAGTTAAAcatataatgttaaacaaatagtacaaataaaattacccGTTTCAATGATGTTGGCAGCATGGATTCTCCAActgaaaattaaacatttataagcACAGAGTTTTACATATGTTGTGctgcttaaaatttaaagtacaaACCTGTCTTTTTAGCAACTGGTGGGGTAGCAGCTTGTAGTACCTGAATCTGACCTTGTCGAACAAAAACACCTGAAGAAAAAtaagtatatatttgttatgtaAAAGGTgttcatattatattaatatgaaaTAGCTTTGCAGCTAATATTATGACATTGGTTAGAACGCCTTTCTGTAATTTAGTGattttgggttcaaggctcgtcgctgcctCCATTGTGGCAGATGTGGTTAATGGTCGTAAATTAAATTGCCAGCAATACATTGAATAAGATTATGTGTTTTAGTCAAAAAATGCCGGTAATCAAAATGTAATACTGAAATTGCTAAAAAAAGCTGTATTAGACTAAATTATATGCCTGGCAAGAACAACATATGTTAAACTGTATATCTATAAAAATAGATAGGCctaatatttatttccaaTTACACGTTGTCTTACCACAACTTGGGTCACaagtaaaatatctttttccTTGAACTTCCCCATCATTCTTACCAAGTGCTCCATCCAATGTAACTCCAATCCATTTACCactgtttcaaaaaaacaaatcaaattcCTGCTTAAGTTACactgaaacaacaaaacagaTCTTGGAGTTAAATTTGtacataacataataaaaGTTGCATTAAACATATACGAACTACTCAATAATGGTAGCGGcagttttatacaaattataatCAGTAATGGTTTGAATTTCCCAACATCAACAGGTAGATCCAAAGAttttaaagtaacatatgAAATTTCACGATGTACAGACTTCTGGTTACAGACAGTTTTCACGATGTACAGACTTCTGGTTACAGACAGTTAAATTGCAAACTAAAATTAAAGGAGAAAGTTAAGCTACTAACCTTGCAAACATGGTGGTTCCAATGTAGGAGATGACACCCGTCAATCCCTTTCCCACAATCTCAACCTTTGCACCAACTTTGATTGGCAAGTTCTCCGCCATTTTTATCAATTgcaaaaataagttacactaaCATCACCTAACTTAAACTAGAAATTAATGCAaagtttcagttttaaatgtCATGCACAGTGGTGTGTTGCGCTAGTACTGTAGTTAAGGTGTGTTTTGAACCAACTTTGGCTTAATTATAGCTACATATTAAACTATAATTGTAACTGGAAAAAATTGGAGAATATTGAGATAAACCTAACATTAAGGTATTTAACATGTGACAAATAGGTTATAAATAACGataatgtacaaaatattttagttgacatacttaaaaaaataggacAAATTTGTAATAAGGAATGTCACTGGTTAATTTGTCATGTAACTCTACACAGCTGTATcattcaacaaaaaacaaagctttatttttaatagaagGTTGGGTAATGATCAAAATCATTTAAATCAAACAGCTAGACTTTTACATAtagataaatgaatgaaattataTTGGCAAAAATTATAAGCCGTTGTAAGCAATATTAGTTAAATTaacttacatttaaacaaaagcaCATATACAACAGACATAAGCGTAATGTTATTGGTGCCTGGGGTGACCAGATATCCCAACTTTTAACACATCATGGGTTTTGAAACTTAAGTTTCAAGCTGAAACAGCCTTTACCCTGCTGCTAGGTGTCtaaacaaacaagcagagcaaagtatattatattcagTATTCACCACAACTAAAACATTTCCCGGGTTATAATAACtatataaaattgaattttagCACCCCAGGTTtactaaaacttaaaaaaacgtGACGCATATGCAGACATGCACAACAAGGAACAAAATTGAGAGGGAATAAAATGGCACCAAATCATTGCAACGATAAACAGTAgcaaatttgaattttaaataaaacaatttgaatACTGCATACTATGAGCATGTAAGTTAGTAGTCATTATAATTAAAGTGTCctacaatttataaataaaaaatagaaaggcCTATTCAGTCAAGAGTGAAAATACGACTGGATATATCATCTATTAACCAGTCTATTCCTTCAAGTAAATTTTTGCCAGTAACAGCACTGCATGGTAATATTGACCAATGGTGCGTTTTGATGCCTTCCAGGTCCAATATCTgaaaatacaccatgttttttaaaaagcatgCTTTGACAGTAAGAGAGCATTTTAGCCATGGAAAAAATTCTGCTAGCAAAGTATaggaaaaatactttttttgaaatttaaattaaccaaTATTACAGATAccacaaacaaatttacaaataagaACTGTTTACAGCCAACTCTagtatattttgttacaatttttatcTGACTTGAACAATATTGGGTATATCAGAACGCTCCCACATAATGCTAGTTAATCAAGCACCACAGGTTAAAAAACACTGGCTTAGATATTCTTAACTACAAAAGCATAAACAAAGGTACATTTAAGTGCGTCACCTCTTTTATTTCTTCCGAAGAAAGAGAACCCGGTAAATCTTGTTTATTTGCAAACACAAGAAGTGTAGCACCAGCTAATCTCTATTTACAAGGAAACAAATGTTAAGACAAATACAATGAAATGCTAAAATCGAGTGAAATAACAATCTACTGTATTCAAAGACATATAACTAATTTTCTTACAGTTTCTTAAAGTAAACCACAGATTTTCCAATGACAaattcacatatatatatatatatatatatatatataattatatatataattcgtattataaaaactcattgaaattaaaaacaggagtttaaacataaaaagcaATACAGAATACAGTgtaatttataattgttttaaaaatacctcTTCCACCAGCAGATGATGTAATTCTTTCACACAATCTGAGAGTCTTCGTTTATCTGCACTGTCAACTACCCAAATAAGTCCATCCGTGCTCTCAAAGTAGTTTCTCCAATATGAACGAAGTGACTTCTGACCACCAACATCCCAAATGTTAAGTTTGAACCTGagataacaataacataagcattattgtattataatatataccatTAATACTAATATACATACAGTTGGTAAAGTTCATGAAGAAcgaaaaatttgtaatttaattttattatataaaaatatgtaagaCACAAAGATTAGCCGTTTTTATAACCATATGCTTATTTACATAACAGCATAATATGCTGTATATTAACAGACAAACTTAATATTAATGCAAGGGCGAAACTCTTTGCAACTCGTTTTAGAAAGAATCATTTATATTATCCGGAGATTGACATGCCTGTCATTGCTTATTTCTACAAACTATTTTTGCTATTCATTATGAACTCATAATCACCCTCGATGTTCCACTGTTTCAATATTAAATCCCAAAGTAGGAGAAATAGTGTTAATATCTTCGCCAATAAATTTCTTCAAAATGGTTGTTTTTCCTGCGTTGTCTAATCCCCTGTAggaatattaaactaaaaatttacaattatttgCTTAATCATTAGACCTATTTTGAAATGCTTtcaagtaaatattttattaatttgatatATAAAGAGGGACATAGGCCCCAAGTTTTGAAAGGTAACACGTCAACATTGGCCAACTATGTACGGTGTGCTACGGTATAGTATATAAATAGCCGTGCAACAGTCCATTATTATTTCTTGCGATGTAACCACTAGCTGATATCATGAAAAAGACATTGACCTTATTTAGACACAAATCGGAGATATtatcaacaaatatttaaaggaAAAACTAGAAATTGATGATTGGGCAATACATCTACTGTTCTCTGCAAATCGTTGGGAAAAACAACCAGAAATGATACAAAATTACACAACGGGAATACGCTGATTCTGGATATATATGCTTATTCTGGTGTTGCATATTCTGTGGCCAAGGTACAACTAGTGGCATAGCCTGGCTTAGGGAGGGGTATAGTATTTGTATTCTACCATTCCTAACCTTTTAAAGTGCTATAAAGTGAGCATTTTAACTGCGTTACCATGATTTCAATTGTAATATTCATTTATGTTCAGAAAGATTTTACCGAGAGAGGGATTACATCTACATGATtcaatgttgtttaatttctgTAATAATCTTATTCACAGGGTCTAGACTGGGATTGGTGCAAATTAACTGACCAGGGCTTGCCTCAACCAGATCTTGTTCTTTTCCTTAAACTGAAACCTGATATTGCAGCCACAGGAGGAAAACATGGACAGGAGCGATATGAAAAGATTGATATCCAAAAAAAGgctgatttaaattttgaaaatatcagGACAGAAACATGGAAGGTTTGTTTTatgaacaaattaaactttttaaactacatgaaggtttaaagtttaacataCATAAAAGGTGGCCAAGCTAAAATAGCACAAAGCAAATATTCTATAGCATCGAACACCCACAAAGCCAAACCTCTGCACAATATTAACTCCAAGGTTTGCAAATCTGTTTTACAATTGCAgcaataatattatatttaaggACATTGATGTTGAAAATGAAATTCATCAAGTTTTTGAAGAGATTTTGCCAATGGTTGAAAATATCATGGAAGAAGTAAAAGACAAACCTATTGGAAAACTATGGATTTAATACTAGATAGTGTGATGTGTCATATTGATACTTATACTAAGTagcataaatatgacacatacatatatacagtagggtgggggaagatgggacaccattaagctctgttttctcgtctcatttagtagtaaacagaaaaaattcaaacaattcTAAAACTacatcttcacgactcccatagaccgttattaattgtttaaaacactaccAGAATacttggttattatgtgctaaaggtgtctcaccttcccctactatatatataatataatatatacatatatatagaactctggttttctaaaaaaatataaatgtgatTTTGTTCCTATGTATCTTAATCTACCAGTTGTGCAGATAAAGCACACACACTAGTTATAATATGATTTATCTTTCTACATAGGCTTAAAAGTAGCAGATTATTGACAATTATGTGAACCACTTGTTATAAGAAGCCTTACAATATAAGAATACAACGAACTTACAGCATCAGAATTCGAAcctctttttctttttgtttcatcttttttaaaatggtCAATAATCCCATACTGAACAGtaagatatttaaattcaataaagATATTATATAGAAGCAAATCTGCTCAAACACACAGGTATACTTAAATTGAATTCAGTAAGATAGCAATGACACTATGGCAGTGTAGCACGATATCGGAAAACtgaaatttaaaccaaaacacaaatattaacTATTCCACACAAATCTATTTTGTATAGAAGCATTTTTTaagaaacaatttaaaattatgatGGCCGGAAAATACAATCTTCTATAATATGTTGTAGATGACAGTTACATTTAACACACTGTATACCATTTTGTTTAAGAAAGTTCAAACAgaaatttttagatttctaATGTGGAGCAGCTTTGATAAAATTTTCACATCGATCAGTTTTTAATGCTGGAACTTAAAATAAGGTCCATACTGCCAAGTAGTTTAGTCATCTCCACTTGAAGTAGTGACTCTGAATGCATGATATTTTGAAGCCTTTTGAATAAGTGACTGACTTCAACTGGGACATTTTCAATCGTTTCAAGGCAACTATCAAGAAGCAACTCACATACTTTTAAAAGAGTTGGAGCAAAGCTAACATTAGAAATATTTCTGCAAAGAAATTTAAGCAGAACAACAAGTTTATTGCCGGTTCTACCACTTAATGAGGCACGAATTGTATCACGACGAATAAGCTCTTGCAGCACTGCAACAGTTATTTCAGGGCTGTTGGTGGATACATGGGCAACCAAAGCAGCATCCAGTGCTTTGCTGTGCTCAAATTTCCGAAAGTATTGGTCGTATTTTGCTAAGTGTTGCTTCTGGTGATGTTGAACAACAATATCATCTTTGTTCGGAACAAAATTGCGACCTCTCATCATCGACTTTTGCTTTCTCTTGCTCAGATGAAGGTTTTCTTCTTTCATTTCTTCTTTATTGCATTGTTTTCTATGACGGATAGATAACATTTTGTCAGCCATTCCCACAACCAAGGTCTCATCATTGGGAGAAACTGCCATGCTCAAGATAGAACCAGCATAGTCTATGTTGTGCACcactttgtaatttgtaacatCATATATTTTCACATGTCTGTCTAAACTTCCAGAGAGTAAGCGAGTACAATCGTGGTTAAATGTCATgcatgttattgttttgtgatGGTTGCTGACAGTGGTAAGAAGCTTGCCTCCTTGTAAAGCATCCCATACCTTTATAGAGTGACCACCAGCACTTAATATAATGCTTCCAGATGGGAAGAGCAATACACTTTCTACAGGACATCCATGGTTAATAGTGATTGTATTTGCATTGCTACGAGTGTCAAACATACGCACAGTGTGATCGTATGCACCTGTAACAATCGTATTTTCTGAAGCCGTACTGATGCAGCCGCACCTAACATAGTCCTCGTGACCACAAAACTCATTTAATGTCTGCTCAGTAGAAATGTCCCAGACCCTGACAGTTTTGTCATCAGAAGCCGAAAATAATTGCTGCTTGTTGTTACAGAACTTTGTTACATGCACAGGACGAGAATGGCCTTTAAAAATACGCAGGGGAACTCTTCCTTGGACGTCAAACAGGCGAACTTGAGTGTCCTCGTTCCCGGCAACTAAGAGTTTCCCGTCCGATCTAAAACTCGCGCCATAAGCTGTGTTATGAAAGcgagaaaatgtttttacaacttcaTTGCTTTCCTTACTGTACAACTCAACGCGACTTGATGCTGTA from Ciona intestinalis chromosome 2, KH, whole genome shotgun sequence carries:
- the LOC100176040 gene encoding U3 small nucleolar RNA-associated protein 15 homolog, coding for MNSSRYKSTEAVPIATAARKHTQDYNYWRSLQFPIIVKEYGAVTNVEFQPTEPHHFAVTASSRVELYSKESNEVVKTFSRFHNTAYGASFRSDGKLLVAGNEDTQVRLFDVQGRVPLRIFKGHSRPVHVTKFCNNKQQLFSASDDKTVRVWDISTEQTLNEFCGHEDYVRCGCISTASENTIVTGAYDHTVRMFDTRSNANTITINHGCPVESVLLFPSGSIILSAGGHSIKVWDALQGGKLLTTVSNHHKTITCMTFNHDCTRLLSGSLDRHVKIYDVTNYKVVHNIDYAGSILSMAVSPNDETLVVGMADKMLSIRHRKQCNKEEMKEENLHLSKRKQKSMMRGRNFVPNKDDIVVQHHQKQHLAKYDQYFRKFEHSKALDAALVAHVSTNSPEITVAVLQELIRRDTIRASLSGRTGNKLVVLLKFLCRNISNVSFAPTLLKVCELLLDSCLETIENVPVEVSHLFKRLQNIMHSESLLQVEMTKLLGSMDLILSSSIKN
- the LOC100178355 gene encoding ADP-ribosylation factor-like protein 2 translates to MGLLTILKKMKQKEKEVRILMLGLDNAGKTTILKKFIGEDINTISPTLGFNIETVEHRGFKLNIWDVGGQKSLRSYWRNYFESTDGLIWVVDSADKRRLSDCVKELHHLLVEERLAGATLLVFANKQDLPGSLSSEEIKEILDLEGIKTHHWSILPCSAVTGKNLLEGIDWLIDDISSRIFTLD